The window attaaaacaaagaaaacaatctgaagttgttgtttttaagttatatataccatgatttttccggtccggcccacttgggaatagattttcctccatgtggcccctgagctaaaatgagtttgacacccctgcactaAACCATAAACctaaactaaatcttgtaataaataatgtggaaactgagcaagttgaggtgactaaactgcttagaattttttggctcagaacagggtagcacggctggcccttaaatgtacacagagagctaacattatgtaaatctctcatggctcaaagtggaggagagattgacttcatcattacttgtttttgtaagaagtgttgacatgctgaatgcaccgaggtgccaaggcagcagctaatggggttccttaataaatacactgctcaaaaaaataaagggaacactaaaataacacatcctagatctgaatgaatgaaataatctcattaaatacttttttctttacatagttgaatgtgctgacaacaaaatcacacacaaattatcaatggaaatcaaatttatcaacccatggaggtctggatgtTTGGAGtaaccctcaaaattaaagtggaaaaccacactacaggctgatccaactttgatgtaatgtccttaaaacaagtcaaaatgaggctcagtagtgtgtgtggcctccacgtgcctgtatgacctccctacaacgcctgggcatgctcctgatgaggtggcggatggtctcctgagggatctcctcccagacctggactaaagcatccgccaactcctggacagtctgtggtgcaacgtggcgttggtggatggagcgagacatgatgtcccagatgtgctcaattggattcaggtctggggaacgggcgggccagtccatagcatcaatgccttcctcttgcaggaactgctgacacactccagccacatgaggtctagcattgtcttgcattaggaggaacccagggccaaccacaccagcatatggtctcacaaggtgtctgaggatctcatctcggtacctaatggcagtcaggctacctctggcgagcacatggaggcccccccaaagaaatgccacgtcgggccctcataccaccctcatggagtctgcttctgaccgtttgagcagacgcatgcacatttgtggcctgctgaaggtcattttgcagggctctggcagtgctcctcctgctcccccttgcacaaaggcagaggtagcagtcctgctgctgggttgttgccctcccacggcctcctccacgtctcctgatgtactggcccgtctcctggtagcgcctccatgctctggacactacgctgacagacacagcaaaccttcttgccacagctcgcattgatgtgccatcctggatgagctgcactacctgagccacttgtgtgggttgtagactccgtctcatgctaccactagagtgaaagcaccgccagcattcaaaagtgaccaaaacatcagccaggaagcataggaactgagaagtggtctgtggtcaccacctgcaaaaccagtcctttattgggggtgtcttgctaattgcatataatgtccacctgttgtctattccatttgcacaacagcatgtgaaatttattgtcaatcagtgttgcttcctaagtggacagtttgatttcacagaagtgtgattgacttggatttacattgtgttgtttaagtgttccctttatttttttgagcagtgtataaatacccaccactttgcaatgtgagCTTGAGGCTGTATAATTGTTTGAAAGCTGAACATTTTACTTTATTTCAAATAATTAAGCATATCTTACCTTGCTTAAAACTAGCCTTGCGAAAATTCAGCCATAGAAATGTGGAGACAAATATTTGATAGACATTTTTCTCcttttctattggttttcatatcaactttatttcggtgtccagaagccaaaggcacaatcctagtcatagtAGCAACCCATCATAGTAGTTGCTGTTTGATTAcccctctttctaagtttctaactgagattttcatctctgtcacaaaTGGAACCGCTCGCATTAAGTGCATTGTTAAAAACTGTGTTTTCCGTGCTAGAGGCGTTACTGCAGACCGGGTTCATTCCCGGGCTGTGCCACAACCAGCCGTGGCCGGAAGTCCCATAGGACGGTGCACAGTTGGCCCATCGTGCCCATCGTGCTGTGGCGGGCCGTGTGCCTGCATGCTGCCCCCGGTTGCcagttgaactgtgtttcctccgacacattggtgcggatGGCTTCCGGGTGAAGCTGGCGgctgttaaggagcgcggttaggcaggtcatgtttcggaggacgcgtgactccaccttcacctctcccgagcccgttggggagttgcagtgatgagacaagatcgaaattggggagaaaaaaggggtgtAAAATACAAAAGAAAGCTCTCATAGTATTTTCTGTTGGTCTCGTCATTTTACTGTTTGGAAAAAGTTTCCTGTTTGTTGACCGGTTAATAAGGGTCAGTTAGTCGGCAGCAAAATTgacagaaatgtgcatccctaACGTAAACACCTTAATCTGCGTTCCagctgtgtatttgatctgcgcatgtgctagcaccagccaAGCAAGCCTCCCTCTTTAGCGTGAATGAAGTGTGTTTggaacaactgaatgtatgcgtcttagaagtagttttcacatacaaactttgtcTGAACTCAAATGCTTCCCAAAACTAACATTTAAGCTGTgctagaacgtttattttgattgccgattttctgcattttcagagtgccatcaggtagcctgattttcAGATGTCtttgtaaacaggattattagagacatcgttcttcttgcaaagcatgtattgttcttcttgcaaagcatgtaaaagTTTTCATCAagctattatattaatctgactatccacaataatcacacttgtgtgcatgtaaccgcaCTCACTGACTGATGGAAAACAATGGACTATGGTTGATGCTACTGGCCTATCATAGTGATAaatagggatgggcatttgacataatttcactaTTTCGATATCCCAAGTTCCAAAGAATGTATAATACTCTTGACCAATCAGAATGCCGCAAATGCACATGAGGTAAACATCGGACGGGCTCCTTTTCTCCtgtaggtttttttttttttttgctaagaGCAACAGTGAAAGATGGAACTGATTATGTTACAATAAGGTTCTGTTGTACATTTTTCTGGTAAGTGTATTGCATTgatctgtgtcaggtcttgtggaACCTCCGTTAGGTGTGCACCTGGGCTAAATGTGCAGCAATAGCTCAACGCACAGTAATAAAAACTACATTCAGAAGTTTTGTTAAATTAAGTATTTCAAATGTCATGGGGTGTCCTTGTACGTAACAATGTCACAAGTATAATTACATTTATAACATGTGGTCAGCCTTTCCTCTTTTTGTTTTCTATTGCAACTTAAGCAAGGAGGGAGGCCGACGACATCAGAGGGCACCATCAGATCAACTCCTTGAATGGCCTACTCCATGACGTTTTCACCCATAAAGGAGATTTATTTTTTGcgatttcacttgtttttgagaaacttacgCCAACCAGCTattcacttcctcatcctcgttgTGCAGTACGGGGacaaaaaaacatgaacaaatgcTCCTATAAATCATGAACAAATGCTCCAAAAATACCCAAAtatgtcacctccctgaccaaggcccttctaccccgattgctcagtttggcctggcggccagctctaggaagagtcttggtggttccaaacttattttattttaagaatgatggaggccactgtgttcttggtgaccttcaatggtgtagaaatattttggtacccttcccaagatctgtgcctcgacacaatcctgtctcggagctctacagacaattccttcgacctcatggcttggtttttgctctgacattgactgtcaactgtgggacctttatatagacaggtgtgtgcctttgctaatcatgtccaatcaattgaatttaccacaggtggattccaatcaagttgtagaaacgtctcaaggatgatcaatggaaacagcatgcacctgagctcaatttcttaatacttacagtaccagtcaaaagtttggacacacctagtcattccagggtttttctttattttttaaaactattttctacattgtagaataatagtgaagacatcaaaactatgaattaacacatggaatcatgtagtaatcaaaaaactgttaaacaaataaaatatattttatatttgagattcttcaaattgccaccctttgccttgatgacagctttgcacactcttggcattctctcaaccagcttcatgaggtagtcacctggaatgcatttcaattaacaggtgtgccttcttaaaagttaagaccttaatgcgtttgagccaatcagttgtgttgtgacaaggtaggggtggtatacagaagatagccctatttggtaaaagaccatgtccatattatggcaacaacatctcaaataagcaaagagaaattacagtccattattactttaaggcataaaggtcagtcaatccggaatatttcaagggtggctatttgaagaatctcaaatataaaatatattttgatttgtttaacacttttttgattacccTAGATTTTACCATTGGATACAAGCTAAATTTGTTACTGTGCATTTGTTGGGCTAATCCTGGTTTTTCATTTCAGAAAAGGTTACATTCTGCCATACCACAGGGCAGAAGGTGAGACTGAGAAGCCAAGGAGAATGCAGACCTCTACCTGGCCCCAAAGTGGACCGGATCAATCAATCACTGGACAATCCTCAAGTCCCCAAGTCACCAGTGGTCAGATGAGTGCGAATCCGAGCAGCTATTCTCATCAATATGGGCCGGTAAGACCAGCTGTGGCGTATACACAAGGTGGTCAATGCCTACCACACAGCAGTCAAGTAATCGGTGGAGGTTACTGGAGTGGACAGACCCAGAATCAACAGGCACCCACAAAAGAGCAGGACCTAATAGCCACTAGTCCCCTTTTGACATCACTCTTTACTAGCAATGCGGCTGCACAATCAACATGTGTTACATCACGAAGTGGAAACCATCACACCCTGCCCGGAAGGGTTAACGATGCATCTCAACCCACTTTCCAGCAGGGACATGGGTCTTTGGGTGTTAATAATAACAATCCACAGAGTTTGGTAAAGGATGGTCAGGGTGTAACCATTCACTGCCCCTCTGATATTAATGCACCACTGAATACAAATTGTATTTATCTCCAAAGCCCAGCAAGTGGCAGTCAGCAGCTGGTACTTGGCAGACAAGAGGGGGCCTCCAGTGGTACCTCTGCTGTTCTTGCAATGGGTAGGAGTCCCAATCATGTCAATCATCAATGGACTGTAGTGAGTGGACAAGATTCAAGTAGGATGGCAGTTCAAGCTCCTCATCAGGGGTATCCACAAACACCAAACTCTTTGCAAAGTGTACAGGAGACAAGTAGCGTGCCATCAAAACCATCTCCACTGTCTCCCACAGCATATATACAACTGTTGTATTTCATTCAAAATCAAAACAATAACGGCAGGACTGAGATGAACAGGGTTCAACATGGCGCACCTGTCCAAACTGGCCCATCAAACCAGAGTCAAATGTATCCCTGTCAACCTCTCACGGACAGCAACAATCGGGTCAATGTACCAAATGCTACAGTGGGGCAGTCAATGCCAATGCATAACATTAGCCAGAATCCTCAATACAATGTTATGCATAACCCTTCTCTTAATAATGTTCCAAGATATCGCCCTGCAGGCCTTACCATCCCACCACAACAGAACAGACTTGCGTCAAATTGTGCAAATATGAACAGTCAGGCAGGGGCCATTGAAAATAATGCACACCATGTCCCATATCCTAGGCCCCATATCAAAAGCATATCAACCCTACATTACAAGGCAGACGGCACCTATGTTCGGGTATCCAACACTGGACCATCTT is drawn from Coregonus clupeaformis isolate EN_2021a unplaced genomic scaffold, ASM2061545v1 scaf2102, whole genome shotgun sequence and contains these coding sequences:
- the LOC123488261 gene encoding uncharacterized protein LOC123488261, with translation MQTSTWPQSGPDQSITGQSSSPQVTSGQMSANPSSYSHQYGPVRPAVAYTQGGQCLPHSSQVIGGGYWSGQTQNQQAPTKEQDLIATSPLLTSLFTSNAAAQSTCVTSRSGNHHTLPGRVNDASQPTFQQGHGSLGVNNNNPQSLVKDGQGVTIHCPSDINAPLNTNCIYLQSPASGSQQLVLGRQEGASSGTSAVLAMGRSPNHVNHQWTVVSGQDSSRMAVQAPHQGYPQTPNSLQSVQETSSVPSKPSPLSPTAYIQLLYFIQNQNNNGRTEMNRVQHGAPVQTGPSNQSQMYPCQPLTDSNNRVNVPNATVGQSMPMHNISQNPQYNVMHNPSLNNVPRYRPAGLTIPPQQNRLASNCANMNSQAGAIENNAHHVPYPRPHIKSISTLHYKADGTYVRVSNTGPSSSVPNNSIQSSVQHTRSSAPPPFPGQQSHGPVLNKDGTCGWGRSTFSATRTKPRVSPYPT